The following is a genomic window from Micropterus dolomieu isolate WLL.071019.BEF.003 ecotype Adirondacks linkage group LG12, ASM2129224v1, whole genome shotgun sequence.
AGGAAGAACTGACGGCGCTGGAAGAAGTTCTCTTCTACTACAGTataagtactaataccacagtgtaaatctctctctccacgTAGAGCTCGCCGTCCTCAGTATATTTTGCTGCCAATACTTAAGTAACAGTTTGAAGGACGTTTTTAAAGTATTTCTTCATGTACTACATTTATATATCTTACAGATTTCCATCAAACTGAGTCGCTGATGTTGATTTTGTGATATTTTAAGCAGACTGGTTCTGATTCTGAAGCTGATTATATTGgattaaaaacaggaagtgagtaAAAGTGTCAAACTGCAGCTGagctcacctgctcaggtagaaaCAAACGGCACCGAcactttttcttctgctttccaactttattcattttgtaaaaaaacaaaaacatactgaGTGTTTTTCAGGTTCTCTTCAGGTCGTTGAAGAACTCctgcagaacgttctccacctCGTCCTCCCTGTAATCTTTAACCACGAAGAGGTCGCCGTCATCAGCTCCTCGAATCATGGCAGAGAGATCTGCGGGCGGTGGggtaaaatattatatttgtgTAAGTCAAGGGAACTGGAATGCAGCCGATGTGAAGCTGTCAGGttaggagaggaaggaagggagcAGGAAGCTGGAAtgagggaaggagggaaggaaggtaggaaggaaggaagcagGATgaagagggaaggaaggaaggaaggaagcagGAAGAAAAGGGGGGAAGGAAGGAAGCAGGAAGAAAAGAGAGGGGAAGAAGGAAAGAACAGAGCATTATGGAAGAAGGGAGCAGGAAgctggaaggaaggaagaatgAAAGGAAGGAAGCAGGACGTGTCCTCACTGCGTCCGGACGCCGGTCTGAACAGACAGAGGATCTTCTTCTTCATGCTGACCGCTCGGCCGAGCTCGTAGCCGACGCCCAGAGACGGCTGCGTCACCTCCGCCACGACCACTGAACgcacagaggtcaaaggtcaaacacACCTGCAGACACCGCTGAGGGCCCAATCGCCCTCTAGTAATCATCAAAGGGACCGGTCTCACCGTCAGACTGTCGCAGCCAGTCCAGGTCTCGGTCGTGGATGGCTCGGTCTCCGGCTGCGGCGGCGTCCTCTCctgtccaatcacagcgcagCAGCTCAGTGACATCAAGCCAGGAAACTACGTGTATTTATACTACAGTGAAATACTCGCTGTGGCCAGTCCAGCATATACTGGACTCTGAACGCCACTACCAAGGACACGTGCTGGGAGACCAggtccggggggggggggggggggcccctTNNNNNNNNNNNNNNNNNNNNgggggggggggggggggggggggggggggggggggggggcggacTCCTTAAAGTCTTACAGTTTAATGGTAAATCTTTTAGTACTGCAGTACAAATACTTGTACTTTAGGATTCCTGTGTTTTGGTTCTGGTGTCCAGACTTTAATGGATCAGGACTCTGAAGACAAGTTTGTGAAATTACTTCTGACCTCTGTCGGTGAGCTCGGTGCTGCTCACGTGCTCGGTCAGCACGGTCCCGTAGCTCTGCAGCGTCTGAACGATCCTCCGGTACACGTGCACGTCATCTCTGCCGCCGCGGATACTCCCGCAGAAATACACCCGCATCCTCCGGCTGCTCCCCTGGCTGTCTTCCTGATGCAGATTTACGCGCTGGATTGAACGACGCTCTGCGCGGTGACGTTGCACCGTAGGCTACGTAACGTCAAAATCGTGCTCTTTTACCCTGAGCCCAGTCTCGCAGGTAAACCGCTGTAAATAGACTCTTCTTTCTccgctctgattggctggattTTATCATCtaaacctttatttttataGTCTACGCCCTAAACTCATCAGCCTCTGATTGGTGCAAGCAGGACCGCGGTTGCGGGGGATAAAACTGCCTGACAAGCAGCGCACAGGGCAAAATAAAAGCTTTCCTTTGGCTGCCTTACTGtaggaaataaaacatttaaacttcTTCACGTCTAAatctgaggtacttgtactcTGAACTGAAATATACTACACTAGTTTAATTAGAaatacttcagtaaaagtacttgtgTAGAGCTCCTTCACATACTCTTAGtttattgtgattttattaATTGATCCTGTTGGTCATCTTCATCTGAACCTGCAGTCGGTTCAAAGTAGTGAGCAGTGTCACGTGGAAATACAGAAGTACATCAACATCCTGAACTAAATGTACACGTCGCATCATTTCATCCGACAGCTTCAGTttccacatttaaaatgttttgtccaGCACGACTAAAGTAGTTTAACAGACGGATCAGCTGACCTGCTCCAACTAAACATTTAGATATTAATTAGAAAACCAGCAGCTCATTAAGTCAAACCACAAAGTTTATTAGAGACTCTGTACAGAAACTATAAATACAGCAGAACATGGAAAccaacagaataaaaacataaaacaccaaCAGAGGAGTTCAGAGAGAAAACTGATGGAGCTTCTGACAGGAAGAGACGGGCGGGGGCCTCAGTGGGTCTTCAGCAGGGCCCCCAGGCTCCTCACTGTGGCGTTGAGCGTCAGTTCAGGCACGTCCCTGGCCACCCGCTGGATGGGAGCCATGTAGGGTCCTTCCAGAGAGTCCAGGAGCCCTGAAACAACGACAGGACGTCTCACTCTGAAACAACGACAGGACGTCTCACTCTGACACAACGACAGGACGTCTCACTCTGACAGCAGTCGCATGACTGTTTCTAAACATAATGGCGTTTCTGACCTTCTACGATCTTGTGGTAGGCGAAGTGAAGGTAGAGCAGG
Proteins encoded in this region:
- the dnph1 gene encoding 2'-deoxynucleoside 5'-phosphate N-hydrolase 1, yielding MRVYFCGSIRGGRDDVHVYRRIVQTLQSYGTVLTEHVSSTELTDRGEDAAAAGDRAIHDRDLDWLRQSDVVVAEVTQPSLGVGYELGRAVSMKKKILCLFRPASGRNLSAMIRGADDGDLFVVKDYREDEVENVLQEFFNDLKRT